The window CAAACGAAGACGATCAGTCCGATCGTCGCGCGGCGCAGGCGCGGATGCCCAAAGGCGTCGAGCGTGGTCATGATGCCGACGCCGGCGACCAGGCAGATCAGCGGCGCGACATACTGCACCAGGCGCGGATGGCCGCCGTAGGGATAACGTCCCAATGCGGCGGCGACAAAGGCCAGGCCAAAGATCGCCAAGGTCAATAGCGCCACGGGGCGTTGCCGGCCGCGCCACAGCGCCCACATGCCGACGACAAACAGGACAAAGGTGAGCGTGCTGCCGCCATTCTCGGCGCCCAGCGGATAGGCGAACATCTCGCCGGTGTGCGCCAGCAAGAACCAGCGTGGTAGTTCCCAGGGGCGCGCGAGGGGTGGGAAAGCGCCGGCCCAATAATCGGTCATCACCGCCTGCTCCGCGGCGAACTGCGGCCCCGCCGACAGTCGCAAGACCACCAGAAAGACGAGCGCCGCCAGCGCGTTCATCAGTAGCCACGGCAACCACTCGCGCCGCTCGCGGTCGCCGACGAGCGCCGGCAGCAGGGCGAGGCTGATTCCGCCGACCAAAAAGACCGCGGGATACGAAAACGCCACACACAGCGGCGCGGCGCAGGCCAAGGCCCACAGCCAGCGCGCAGCGCGCGCCTGCTGCCACTCGAACCAGAGCGTCAAAAGCGCGATGCTGGCCAGGCAGTCGCCCGCGTACGGCTTTACCTCGGCGGCGGGGCGAATGATGTACGACGACACGGCGAAGATGGCCACCCCCCACAGCGCGGCCTGGGGGGCGAAGTGACGCGTGGCCGTGCGATAGAACAAAAACATGGCGGCCAGCCCGCACAGCAAGGGGAAGAGCCGCAGCGACAATTCGCTGAAGCCCAACAGCAGCGTGGCGGCGTGCTCGATCCAGAGGAAGGCGACTGGCGCCACCTGATGATTATCGAGCGGCCGGGCGAGTTCAAAGAAGCCGCGGTCGAGAAAATTCGCCGACAGCAGTATTTCGTCACCCCAGAAGGGAAACCGCAGCGCGTACCGCGCGATTCGCAAGAACAGACCCAAGAACAAAAAGGCCAGCGTCGCGCGCGCATAAAAATTGGGCGCGAGGGCCGGCAGCTCGAGGCCACGCGGCGCTTGGCGCGACTGCGGCGCGGGGTGCGCCGCCAGCCG is drawn from Pirellulales bacterium and contains these coding sequences:
- a CDS encoding glycosyltransferase family 39 protein; amino-acid sequence: MIETNLTSAPSKSIGRRARRLAAHPAPQSRQAPRGLELPALAPNFYARATLAFLFLGLFLRIARYALRFPFWGDEILLSANFLDRGFFELARPLDNHQVAPVAFLWIEHAATLLLGFSELSLRLFPLLCGLAAMFLFYRTATRHFAPQAALWGVAIFAVSSYIIRPAAEVKPYAGDCLASIALLTLWFEWQQARAARWLWALACAAPLCVAFSYPAVFLVGGISLALLPALVGDRERREWLPWLLMNALAALVFLVVLRLSAGPQFAAEQAVMTDYWAGAFPPLARPWELPRWFLLAHTGEMFAYPLGAENGGSTLTFVLFVVGMWALWRGRQRPVALLTLAIFGLAFVAAALGRYPYGGHPRLVQYVAPLICLVAGVGIMTTLDAFGHPRLRRATIGLIVFVCAGIGVGIFARDATHPYRDRHELIFRDMARQFWGRQNERDGTLLCVSTDLGIDLYPGDSHELAWLAYRCNQRVYSRRHRNGPQRVNLTSLPADQPLRCVVYHQASDQRDDARRRQWLDSLAARYELQTVKTYRQVEPNPRSAEMYDLYEFAPRPPDNGD